In Phoenix dactylifera cultivar Barhee BC4 unplaced genomic scaffold, palm_55x_up_171113_PBpolish2nd_filt_p 000715F, whole genome shotgun sequence, a single window of DNA contains:
- the LOC120106979 gene encoding exocyst complex component SEC15B-like — MPRRVAPDSYSAAGGDAERQDLHQLSSAICNGEDLGPFVRKAFASGRPESLLQSLRHYARSKESEIEEVCKAHYQDFIRAVDDLRSLLSDVDSLKSALSDSNTALQSAAGPLLSFLDAYLEARAVARNLSAALAAARLCVRVLELLARANDHLASDDLYLALRSVDAVERDFLDAAPHPTLRRMLLRLIPAVRSHAERKIAKEFSDWMVQIRVASRHLGQVAIGRASAARQREEELRIRQRQAEEQSRLSLRDANSSSIYSLEEDDDSDDLTAAIAAARGGGGSGAAVDAILGFDLTPLYRAYHIHQTLGLQDRFKQYYFENRKLQLTSDFQVSSMTPFLESHQTFFAQIAGFFIVEDRILRTGGGLISRSDVDALWETAIAKMVSVLEDQFSRMQTANHLLLIKDYVSLLGVTLRRYGYTVDPLLDVLAKHRDKYHDLLLSDCRRQVSEALAADKFEQMLMKKEYEYSMNVLSFQIQTSDITPAFPYVAPFSSTVPDLCRIVRSFIEDSVSFMSHGGQLDFYPIVKKYLDRLLGEVVDGAILRLVEAGGLGVSQAMQVAANMPVMERACDFFFRHAAQLSGIPLRIAERGRREFPLKKSRDAAEELLLRLLEAKLDDFMILTDTVSWMADDPPPNGNEYANEVIIYLETLVSTAQQILPIPVLRRVLCGVLAQVSEKIVGLFLSDSVKRFNANAVTGIDADLRLFESFADNQSHLFGDTEDLGANELKMPLLEARQLVNLLMSNHPENFLNPVIREKSYNKLDYKKVATISEKFRDSSDRLFSTFGTRGSKQNPKKKSLDALIKRLKDVS, encoded by the coding sequence ATGCCGCGGAGGGTGGCTCCCGATTCCTATTCGGCCGCCGGCGGCGACGCGGAGCGGCAGGACCTCCACCAGCTCTCCTCGGCGATCTGCAACGGCGAGGACCTGGGCCCCTTCGTCCGCAAGGCGTTCGCCTCCGGCCGGCCGGAGTCCCTCCTCCAATCCCTCCGCCACTACGCCCGCTCCAAAGAATCCGAGATCGAGGAGGTCTGCAAGGCCCACTACCAGGACTTCATCCGCGCCGTCGACGACCTCCgctccctcctctccgacgTGGACTCCCTCAAATCCGCCCTCTCCGACTCCAACACCGCCCTCCAGTCCGCCGCCGGCCCACTCCTCTCCTTCCTCGATGCTTATTTAGAAGCACGCGCCGTCGCTCGCAACCTCTCCGCCGCCCTCGCTGCCGCCCGCCTCTGCGTCCGCGTCCTCGAGCTCCTTGCCCGCGCCAACGACCACCTCGCCTCCGACGACCTCTACCTTGCTCTCCGCTCCGTCGACGCCGTCGAGCGCGACTTCCTCGATGCCGCCCCCCACCCCACCCTCCGCCGCATGCTCCTCCGCCTCATCCCCGCCGTCCGCTCCCACGCCGAGCGCAAGATCGCCAAGGAATTCTCTGATTGGATGGTCCAGATCCGCGTCGCCAGCCGCCACCTCGGTCAGGTCGCCATCGGCCGCGCCTCCGCCGCCCGCCAGcgcgaggaggagctccgcATCAGGCAGCGCCAGGCCGAGGAGCAGTCCCGTCTCTCCCTCCGCGACGCCAACTCCTCATCCATCTACTCCCTCGAAGAAGACGATGACTCCGACGACCTTACCGCCGCTATCGCTGCCGCAaggggcggcggcggcagcggcgcCGCTGTCGATGCCATTTTAGGTTTCGATCTCACCCCGCTCTACCGCGCCTACCACATCCACCAAACCCTTGGCCTTCAAGATCGATTCAAGCAGTACTACTTCGAGAACCGCAAGCTCCAGCTCACCTCTGACTTTCAAGTCTCCTCCATGACCCCATTTCTCGAATCACACCAGACCTTCTTCGCCCAGATCGCCGGATTCTTCATCGTCGAGGACCGGATCCTGCGAACTGGCGGCGGATTGATCTCCCGGTCCGATGTCGATGCTCTCTGGGAGACCGCCATCGCCAAGATGGTCTCCGTCCTCGAGGATCAGTTCTCCCGGATGCAGACCGCCAACCACTTGTTATTGATCAAAGATTATGTGAGCCTCCTGGGCGTTACTCTCCGGCGATACGGCTACACCGTCGATCCGCTCCTCGACGTTCTGGCGAAGCACCGGGACAAGTACCACGACCTCCTACTATCCGACTGCCGCCGCCAGGTGTCCGAGGCCCTCGCGGCTGACAAGTTCGAGCAGATGCTCATGAAAAAGGAGTACGAGTACTCGATGAACGTGCTGTCATTCCAGATTCAGACCTCCGACATCACCCCTGCGTTCCCTTATGTCGCGCCATTCTCATCCACTGTCCCTGACCTCTGTCGAATCGTCCGGTCGTTCATTGAGGACTCGGTCAGCTTCATGTCACACGGTGGCCAGCTTGATTTCTACCCCATTGTCAAGAAGTATCTCGATCGCCTCCTTGGGGAGGTCGTCGATGGTGCCATCCTGCGCCTTGTTGAGGCTGGAGGCCTCGGTGTGTCCCAGGCCATGCAAGTAGCTGCCAACATGCCTGTGATGGAGCGGGCCTGTGACTTCTTCTTCCGCCATGCTGCACAGCTCTCTGGCATCCCCCTCCGCATTGCCGAGAGGGGCAGGAGGGAGTTCCCATTGAAGAAGTCTCGGGATGCGGCCGAGGAGCTTTTGCTGCGCTTGCTTGAGGCCAAGCTTGATGATTTTATGATCTTGACCGACACTGTGAGCTGGATGGCTGACGACCCGCCTCCAAATGGGAATGAGTATGCGAATGAGGTAATTATATACCTTGAGACCTTGGTCTCCACCGCACAGCAGATACTGCCCATCCCAGTCCTCCGGCGGGTGCTTTGTGGGGTCCTCGCCCAGGTATCTGAAAAGATCGTGGGGCTTTTCCTTAGTGATTCAGTCAAGAGGTTTAATGCAAATGCTGTGACAGGAATAGATGCTGACTTGAGGCTTTTTGAATCATTTGCTGATAACCAATCCCATTTGTTTGGAGATACTGAGGACTTGGGTGCAAACGAACTGAAAATGCCTTTATTGGAAGCAAGGCAACTGGTTAATCTGCTCATGAGCAACCACCCAGAGAATTTTCTGAACCCAGTGATCCGGGAGAAGAGTTACAATAAGCTGGACTACAAGAAGGTAGCCACAATATCTGAGAAGTTCAGAGATTCATCAGATAGGCTGTTCTCAACATTTGGTACAAGGGGTTCGAAACAGAAcccaaagaagaaatcattggaTGCCTTGATAAAGAGGCTCAAGGATGTGAGCTGA
- the LOC120106976 gene encoding proline-rich receptor-like protein kinase PERK2 — MSEIERAIKETKVTPAKTPADSAFGSPPENRPIHHRTQASSISASCFSSASPSLSPFAAHRFFPSSTIPFSWEHLPNVPKSPKSHSPTSSFAADPHILLLPCPRSDPNRTSSASTPSPSTSTLPASASSPPPALPMPPRTPSSTAISFVAVQD, encoded by the exons ATGTCCGAGATCGAGCGAGCGATAAAGGAAACAAAGGTGACGCCGGCAAAGACTCCGGCAGATTCTGCGTTCGGATCTCCACCGGAGAACCGTCCAATCCACCACCGGACGCAAGCCTCCTCCATCTCTGCCTCTTGcttctcctccgcctccccctccCTATCTCCTTTCGCCGCCCACCGATTCTTCCCCTCCTCCAccatccccttctcctgggaGCACCTCCCCAACGTCCCTAAAAGCCCCAAATCTCACTCCCCCACCTCCTCTTTTGCTGCCGACCCTCACATCCTACTCCTCCCTTGCCCCCGCTCCGATCCAAATCGGACGTCCTCCGCTTCGACCCCGTCACCGTCAACATCGACGCTGCCCGCCTCCGCTTCCTCCCCACCTCCGGCACTCCCAATGCCACCGCGCACCCCCTCCTCCACCGCCATCAGCTTCGTCGCCGTTCAG GATTGA